The Miscanthus floridulus cultivar M001 chromosome 7, ASM1932011v1, whole genome shotgun sequence genome includes a region encoding these proteins:
- the LOC136465017 gene encoding probable serine/threonine-protein kinase PBL19 produces MELNSVERIVNGSEEPSHLDLALLHSIKENFSEKKKIGSGGCGIVYKGILRNGVVAVKKLKDDNWKINDGMFHREVISLISVKHPNIVRFLGYCSFTKELAIPLEGKTIMADVRERLLCFEYIRNGSLDQHLSDELRGLEWQTRYQIIIGICRGLHYLHKDKEIIHMDLKPGNILLDDHMVPKITDFGLSRPESDSHATTTRLITPGYTAPEYISGGKATSKSDIYSLGVIIIELVTGSRTKPNITKVIRRWNHRWIKSMEHSSLGYQLVAKCLELGLRCTQDEPKNRPDISDIIDELKEIDTEHGQAQIQDILGIEPLEIHIPFEEFKISHSIELTNDTDDHIAFVTKSKLERFYTEPDRGIVPPRSKCSVTLAMQAQVSAQPNEHYTEVITVSCSCVGGRSFSAFRVPATALY; encoded by the exons ATGGAGCTCAACAGCGTAGAACGCATAGTTAATGGAAGTGAGGAACCAAGCCATCTAGATTTGGCACTTCTACATAGCATCAAGGAAAATTTCTCTGAGAAGAAGAAAATTGGTAGCGGTGGATGTGGAATTGTTTACaag GGCATCCTTCGAAATGGGGTCGTTGCTGTGAAGAAACTCAAGGATGATAATTGGAAAATTAATGACGGGATGTTTCATCGGGAGGTTATAAGCTTGATCTCGGTTAAGCACCCAAATATAGTACGATTTCTTGGTTACTGTTCTTTTACAAAAGAACTTGCGATACCATTGGAAGGAAAAACTATAATGGCCGATGTACGAGAAAGGTTGCTCTGTTTTGAATACATAAGAAATGGCAGCCTTGACCAACATCTTTCAG ATGAATTGAGGGGACTCGAATGGCAAACACGCTACCAAATAATTATCGGAATTTGCAGGGGTCTGCATTATCTCCACAAGGATAAGGAAATCATTCACATGGATCTCAAACCAGGCAATATACTACTAGATGACCACATGGTGCCCAAAATTACAGATTTTGGTCTATCTAGACCCGAAAGTGACTCACACGCTACAACTACACGTCTCATAACACC AGGATACACGGCTCCAGAATACATTTCAGGAGGCAAAGCGACTAGCAAGTCAGACATATACAGTTTGGGTGTAATAATTATAGAGCTGGTGACTGGAAGTAGAACAAAGCCCAATATTACTAAA GTAATTAGAAGGTGGAATCACCGGTGGATTAAATCAATGGAACATTCATCATTGGGTTACCAACTAGTGGCAAAATGTCTGGAGTTGGGCCTAAGATGCACACAAGATGAACCGAAAAACAGACCTGATATATCAGATATAATCGATGAGCTGAAGGAAATAGATACTGAACATGGCCAAGCCCAAATCCAG GACATCCTTGGGATTGAGCCGCTGGAAATACACATTCCCTTTGAAGAATTCAAGATATCACACTCGATAGAGCTGACCAACGATACTGATGATCACATTGCCTTTGTCACAAAGTCAAAGCTAGAGCGCTTCTACACAGAGCCAGATAGAGGCATCGTCCCACCACGATCTAAGTGCAGTGTCACCCTAGCAATGCAAGCACAGGTTAGTGCACAACCAAATGAGCACTACACTGAGGTGATCACTGTGTCCTGCTCCTGCGTGGGTGGCCGCTCCTTTTCAGCATTCCGAG TTCCTGCTACTGCTTTGTATTGA
- the LOC136466506 gene encoding uncharacterized protein — MVPKITDFGLSRPESDSLATTTRLISQGYTAPEYISGGKATSKSDTYSLGKIIIELVTGSRMKPNITKAIRRWNHRWIKSMKQSSLAYKQVKKCIELALRCIQDDPTDRPDISDIIDEPKKIDTKDGQTQIQISPCCLEDILGIEPLEIHIPFEDFKVSHSIELTNDTDDYIAFVTKSKLERFYTEPDRGIVPPRSKCSATLAMQAQVIAQPNEHYNEVITVLSTRVDDGALPTMDIVTAGDIFIDSEEGKMVDEVNVMVVFGKP; from the exons ATGGTGCCCAAAATTACAGATTTTGGTCTATCTAGACCCGAAAGTGACTCACTAGCTACAACTACACGTCTCATATCACA AGGATATACCGCTCCAGAATACATTTCAGGAGGCAAAGCGACTAGCAAGTCAGACACATATAGTTTGGGTAAAATAATTATAGAGCTGGTGACTGGAAGTAGAATGAAGCCCAATATTACTAAA GCAATTAGAAGGTGGAATCACCGGTGGATTAAATCAATGAAACAGTCATCGTTGGCTTACAAACAAGTGAAAAAGTGTATCGAGTTGGCCCTAAGATGCATACAAGATGACCCGACAGACAGACCTGATATATCAGATATAATAGACGAGCCGAAGAAAATAGATACTAAAGATGGACAAACCCAAATCCAG ATAAGCCCTTGTTGCTTGGAGGACATCCTTGGGATTGAGCCTCTAGAAATACACATCCCCTTTGAAGACTTCAAGGTATCACACTCAATAGAGCTGACCAACGATACTGATGATTACATTGCCTTCGTCACAAAGTCAAAGCTAGAGCGCTTCTACACAGAGCCAGATAGAGGCATCGTCCCACCACGATCTAAGTGCAGTGCCACCCTAGCAATGCAAGCACAGGTTATTGCACAACCAAATGAGCACTACAACGAGGTCATCACTGTACTGAGCACCAGAGTTGACGATGGAGCTCTTCCTACTATGGATATAGTAACCGCTGGAGACATCTTCATTGACAGCGAGGAGGGTAAAATGGTTGATGAGGTTAACGTGATGGTTGTTTTTGGCAAGCCATAA